The genomic region CCCCGCGGCCTCGGCGGCGGTAATGTACTCGGTGAGGGTGCCCAGGCGCGTCTTGTAGTAGCCGTCGATGAACTCGGTCCACTCGGGACGGCAGATGAAGTGCTCCTGTATCCCGAACCAGCCGCCCGGTTTCAGCGCCTTGGCGACGACCTGGAAGAGCCGCTCGCGGTCCATGTAGCCGGAGCTCTCGTTGGCGTAGGCCGCATCGAATCTTCTGCCGGTGGTGAAGCCGTGGACGTCGGCGAGGAGCGGGGTGACCCGGTCGCCCACGCCGGCCTGACGCGCGAACTGCTCGATGACCGGGACGTGTTCCGCGGCGACGGTGAGGCCGGTGACGGACGCGCCGTGCTCCTGCGCCCAGTAGAGCGAGCCGCCGCCGACCCCGCAGCCGATGTCGAGCAGGCGGGCGGGCGGGGTGGCGTACGCGCCCCACGTCCGTGCGGCGTGCTCGACTATCGCCTCCTGCGACTCGACTATGCGGCGCTTGAGCACCCGCTGGGACACCGTGGTGTTGGGTGTCGATCCCGGGGCGAAGAGCCCCATGTGGAAGTGGACGCGCGGTCCCGGCCCGTACTTGTGGAGGATGTCCGCCGTCTTGCGGCTGTAGTAGAGGGGCACTTGCCTCTCGTCGAATGCCTGGCCACCAGTGTGGGGCTGGATGACGAGGTTGCTGTCCATCAGTTCTCCGGTCATGCGGTCGCGTGGGGGTGTTTCTCGGCCGCCCCACTCTGCCCAAGAGTGATCAATAAAACGCCTCAATCACTTAGGTCTTGAGCATAGTCACACCTGAAATAGCCACATTCCCGGCACAGTTGGACTATAGTGTCCGCCTCATTCGGGCGCTCCGCCCTCCGTCGGTACGCACAACACCGGTACCGGAGACAGGTGCAGGAGTTTGTGCGGGGTGGAGCCCAGCAGGGCGCCGCGGATCGGACTGTCGCCCCAGGTGCCGACGATGACGACGCG from Streptomyces sp. NBC_00190 harbors:
- a CDS encoding methyltransferase domain-containing protein, whose product is MDSNLVIQPHTGGQAFDERQVPLYYSRKTADILHKYGPGPRVHFHMGLFAPGSTPNTTVSQRVLKRRIVESQEAIVEHAARTWGAYATPPARLLDIGCGVGGGSLYWAQEHGASVTGLTVAAEHVPVIEQFARQAGVGDRVTPLLADVHGFTTGRRFDAAYANESSGYMDRERLFQVVAKALKPGGWFGIQEHFICRPEWTEFIDGYYKTRLGTLTEYITAAEAAGFELEQDEDVTDRVAEFWVQSMAWNTAELDRIEQAGTVVTPAAWCRERLQESTITHGKLFRIWRDHALETRLLLFRLGGGN